Proteins encoded within one genomic window of Ottowia sp. SB7-C50:
- the soxA gene encoding sulfur oxidation c-type cytochrome SoxA: MSKTIRVACAALLVGLTGAHALAQEKTSIQAIEEYREMLQDGNPADLFEAKGEELWKKARGPRNASLERCDLGLGPGVVKGAFVQLPRYFKDTGKVQDLESRLVTCMTTLQGIEAKDIVNGQWGRGERANTTALATWIAAQSKGMAFNLPQSNEQERVMYQVGKRLFYQRGGAHDFACASCHGEEGKRIRLQDLPLLTKNPGDGVGFAAWPAYRVSNGQMWTMQHRLNDCYRQQRFPEPDFASDVTVALGVYLGVNAKGAKSAVPTIKR, from the coding sequence ATGAGCAAAACAATCCGGGTGGCCTGCGCCGCCTTGCTGGTCGGCCTGACCGGCGCGCATGCGCTGGCGCAGGAAAAGACCTCCATCCAGGCCATCGAGGAATACCGCGAGATGCTGCAGGACGGCAACCCCGCCGACCTGTTCGAGGCCAAGGGCGAAGAGCTGTGGAAGAAGGCGCGCGGCCCGCGCAACGCCTCGCTCGAACGCTGTGACCTGGGCCTGGGCCCGGGCGTGGTCAAGGGTGCTTTTGTGCAGCTGCCGCGCTACTTCAAGGACACCGGCAAGGTGCAGGACCTGGAATCGCGCCTGGTCACTTGCATGACCACGCTGCAAGGCATTGAGGCCAAGGACATCGTCAACGGCCAGTGGGGCCGTGGCGAGCGCGCCAACACCACCGCACTGGCGACCTGGATCGCTGCGCAATCCAAGGGCATGGCCTTCAACCTGCCGCAGTCGAACGAGCAGGAACGCGTGATGTACCAGGTGGGCAAGCGCCTGTTCTACCAGCGCGGCGGCGCGCATGACTTTGCGTGTGCGTCATGCCACGGCGAAGAAGGCAAGCGCATCCGACTGCAGGATTTGCCGCTGCTCACCAAGAACCCCGGCGACGGCGTCGGCTTTGCCGCCTGGCCAGCCTACCGCGTCTCCAACGGCCAGATGTGGACCATGCAGCACCGGCTGAACGATTGCTATCGCCAACAGCGCTTCCCCGAGCCCGACTTCGCCAGCGACGTCACCGTGGCCCTGGGCGTGTACCTGGGCGTCAACGCCAAGGGCGCCAAGTCCGCCGTCCCGACCATCAAGCGCTGA
- the soxX gene encoding sulfur oxidation c-type cytochrome SoxX yields the protein MNRKHVFALSLVAAVVVAGCAAGGGASSSVSMTSAELDALTRKIVNESFHDKGIVKVKAAFADDETLKACNAADVSGKPLDEATAKRLEALNLQTIKWPAGGKYLGDWKEGEKIAQSGRGMTWTDQAGAANGGNCYNCHQIDKKEISFGTIGPSLYNYGKLRGVADPNSPQSQEIVKYTWGKIWNAKAYNACSNMPRAGHMGILTEKQVADIVALLLDPKSPVNQ from the coding sequence ATGAACAGGAAGCATGTGTTTGCGCTGTCGCTGGTGGCGGCGGTGGTGGTGGCCGGCTGTGCGGCGGGCGGCGGTGCGTCGTCCAGCGTGTCCATGACGTCGGCCGAGCTCGACGCACTGACGCGCAAGATCGTCAACGAGTCGTTCCACGACAAGGGCATTGTCAAGGTGAAGGCCGCCTTCGCCGACGACGAGACGCTGAAGGCGTGCAACGCTGCCGACGTGTCAGGCAAGCCGCTCGACGAAGCCACCGCCAAACGGCTGGAAGCGCTGAACCTGCAGACCATCAAGTGGCCCGCCGGCGGCAAATACCTGGGCGACTGGAAAGAGGGCGAGAAGATCGCCCAGAGCGGCCGCGGCATGACCTGGACCGACCAGGCTGGCGCAGCCAACGGCGGCAACTGCTACAACTGCCACCAGATCGACAAGAAGGAAATCTCCTTCGGCACCATTGGCCCCAGCCTCTACAACTACGGCAAGCTGCGCGGCGTGGCCGACCCGAACAGCCCGCAGTCGCAAGAGATCGTGAAGTACACCTGGGGCAAGATCTGGAACGCCAAGGCCTACAACGCCTGCTCCAACATGCCGCGCGCCGGCCACATGGGCATCCTGACCGAGAAGCAGGTGGCCGACATCGTGGCGCTGCTGCTCGATCCCAAGTCGCCTGTGAACCAGTAA